In one Aquabacterium sp. OR-4 genomic region, the following are encoded:
- a CDS encoding L-serine ammonia-lyase codes for MALSVFDLFKIGIGPSSSHTVGPMRAARMAVLRWQALGLAPQLARVQCQLYGSLGATGKGHGSGPAVLLGLMGDEPDTVAVDGMAGRLAAVRAGSSLPLPWGVALGFDERTDLVYHRRKSLPFHANGMEFIAFDAAGAVLDTRRYYSVGGGFVVSDEVAADGSRQRVIAPDATVLPHPFRSGAELLALCRATGWPIARLMRANERHWRPDAEIDAGLDRIWQVMQACVLRGCSTEGVLPGGFKVRRRAADLQRQLTADPHAALKDPLQVLDWVNLYALAVNEENAAGGRVVTAPTNGAAGIVPAVLHYYRRFTHGATDAGVHDFLLTAAAIGILYKENASISGAEVGCQGEVGVACSMAAAALCAVLGGTPEQVENAAEIGMEHHLGLTCDPVGGLVQIPCIERNAIAAVKAINAARMALRGDGSHHVSLDQVIKTMRETGADMLTKYKETARGGLAVNIVEC; via the coding sequence ATGGCCCTCTCGGTCTTCGACCTGTTCAAGATCGGCATCGGCCCCAGCAGCAGCCACACGGTGGGGCCCATGCGCGCCGCGCGCATGGCCGTGCTGCGCTGGCAGGCGCTGGGCCTGGCGCCGCAGCTGGCGCGTGTGCAGTGCCAGCTGTACGGCTCGCTCGGCGCCACCGGCAAGGGCCATGGCAGCGGCCCCGCCGTCTTGCTGGGCCTGATGGGCGACGAGCCCGACACGGTGGCTGTGGACGGCATGGCCGGGCGCCTGGCCGCCGTGCGCGCCGGCAGCAGCCTGCCGCTGCCCTGGGGTGTCGCGCTGGGCTTCGACGAGCGCACCGATCTGGTCTACCACCGGCGCAAGAGCCTGCCCTTTCATGCCAACGGCATGGAGTTCATCGCCTTCGACGCGGCCGGTGCAGTGCTGGACACGCGGCGCTACTACTCGGTGGGCGGCGGCTTCGTGGTCAGCGACGAGGTGGCGGCCGACGGCTCGCGCCAGCGCGTGATCGCGCCCGACGCCACGGTGCTGCCCCACCCCTTCCGCAGCGGTGCCGAACTGCTGGCCTTGTGCCGGGCCACCGGCTGGCCCATTGCCCGGCTGATGCGCGCCAATGAACGCCACTGGCGCCCCGATGCCGAGATCGACGCCGGGCTGGACCGCATCTGGCAGGTGATGCAGGCCTGCGTGCTGCGCGGCTGCTCAACAGAGGGCGTGCTGCCCGGCGGCTTCAAGGTGCGGCGGCGCGCGGCCGACCTGCAGCGCCAGCTCACCGCCGACCCGCATGCCGCGCTGAAAGATCCATTGCAGGTGCTGGACTGGGTGAACCTGTACGCACTGGCGGTCAACGAGGAGAACGCCGCCGGCGGCCGCGTGGTCACCGCGCCCACCAATGGCGCGGCCGGCATCGTGCCGGCGGTGCTGCACTACTACCGTCGCTTCACGCATGGCGCCACCGATGCGGGCGTGCACGACTTTCTGCTCACCGCTGCGGCCATCGGCATCCTCTACAAGGAGAACGCCAGCATCAGCGGCGCCGAGGTGGGCTGCCAGGGCGAGGTGGGCGTGGCCTGCAGCATGGCCGCCGCCGCCTTGTGCGCGGTGCTGGGCGGCACGCCCGAGCAGGTGGAGAACGCCGCCGAGATCGGCATGGAGCACCACCTGGGCCTGACCTGCGATCCGGTGGGCGGGCTGGTGCAGATCCCCTGCATCGAGCGCAATGCGATTGCCGCGGTCAAGGCCATCAACGCCGCGCGCATGGCGCTGCGCGGCGATGGCAGCCACCATGTGAGCCTCGACCAGGTGATCAAGACCATGCGCGAGACCGGCGCCGACATGCTCACCAAGTACAAGGAAACGGCGCGCGGCGGCCTGGCGGTGAACATCGTCGAGTGCTGA
- a CDS encoding methyl-accepting chemotaxis protein, producing the protein MSPLRPGVMLMRRLNIPVKMGLMGLLLAAPMLLTLLNAGQRAVADLAVVRLELAGARVVTTMIDAVTAVQTQRDLSMRALSGDTTARSRLPEATRALGEALDKVDRVHAQNNDFELPPQWAQARDAARTLAAGPGDLRRDAVFAQYSAQVEAMRQAVLHVGERSGLLLDPEAASYYLMDLCVQRMVPWLEGLATARGQGAAVLARGDAGAGERATLIGRADTVQRQLEDVAFSIGALVRTGHAEPAKWAGARDESKVVAERLRKVFGAEAIEGEPGPYFDALTAAIDSTRALNAEAEEELQAALLDRESRIKRATLLQLCVAALGIGLTAYLAMAFYVSFHGALRTLHQGVNTVAEGDLSHHIEIQGRDELSQIGGMVERMNNRLSAMVAEIRSSAVRVGMSGEQVSMSSQQLAIRTDEQAASLRQAVSTVGQLSEAVAGNAQSATRLSELTERLRTQAESGGQAMHQAIGSMADLEAGSRRVGEIIGTIDGIAFQTNILALNAAVEAARAGEAGRGFAVVASEVRSLAQRSAAAAGEVRTLIARSTEQVDASVVRTRQVGDALESLVSGVREVSNALRAIADASTRQSADLKEMSSSVNALDEITRQNAAMVEVSTVASHELVDRAQRLSGAVASIRLRQGSADEARTLVLRAMELLKGQGLAGASSALHSAEQGFVDRDLYVWVIDREGRYVLHGAKPENEGKRIHEIPGIDGDKFVADLWSVPEEGGWIEYDIVNPQTGVVQPKASYVLRYDSRQVVGCGVYRHESTVAA; encoded by the coding sequence ATGTCCCCCCTGCGCCCCGGCGTGATGCTGATGCGGCGCCTGAACATCCCGGTCAAGATGGGCCTGATGGGCCTGCTGCTGGCCGCGCCGATGTTGCTGACCCTGCTCAACGCCGGCCAGCGAGCCGTCGCCGATCTGGCCGTGGTGCGCCTGGAGCTGGCCGGCGCACGGGTGGTGACGACGATGATCGACGCCGTGACCGCCGTGCAGACCCAGCGCGACCTGAGCATGCGCGCACTCTCGGGCGACACCACCGCCCGCAGCCGCCTGCCCGAAGCCACACGGGCGCTGGGCGAGGCGCTCGACAAGGTCGACCGCGTGCACGCGCAGAACAACGATTTCGAGCTGCCGCCGCAGTGGGCCCAGGCCCGCGACGCCGCGCGCACGCTGGCGGCCGGCCCGGGTGACCTGCGCCGCGACGCCGTGTTTGCCCAGTACAGCGCCCAGGTCGAGGCCATGCGCCAGGCCGTGCTGCATGTGGGCGAGCGCTCGGGCCTGCTGCTCGACCCCGAGGCGGCCAGCTACTACCTGATGGACCTGTGCGTGCAGCGCATGGTGCCCTGGCTCGAAGGCCTGGCCACCGCCCGCGGCCAGGGTGCGGCGGTGCTGGCGCGCGGCGATGCCGGTGCCGGCGAGCGTGCCACCCTGATCGGCCGGGCCGACACGGTGCAGCGCCAGCTCGAGGACGTGGCCTTCAGCATCGGCGCCCTGGTGCGCACCGGCCATGCCGAGCCCGCCAAGTGGGCCGGCGCCCGCGATGAATCCAAGGTCGTGGCCGAGCGCCTGCGCAAGGTCTTCGGTGCCGAGGCCATCGAAGGCGAACCCGGCCCGTACTTCGATGCCCTCACCGCCGCCATCGACAGCACCCGCGCGCTCAACGCCGAGGCCGAGGAAGAACTGCAGGCCGCCCTGCTGGACCGCGAAAGCCGGATCAAGCGCGCCACGCTGCTGCAGCTGTGCGTGGCAGCGCTGGGCATCGGCCTGACGGCCTACCTGGCGATGGCCTTCTACGTCAGCTTCCACGGCGCGCTGCGCACGCTGCACCAGGGTGTGAACACCGTGGCCGAGGGCGACCTGTCGCACCACATCGAGATCCAGGGCCGCGACGAGCTGAGCCAGATCGGCGGCATGGTCGAGCGCATGAACAACCGCCTGTCGGCGATGGTGGCCGAGATCCGCAGCAGCGCGGTGCGGGTGGGCATGTCGGGCGAGCAGGTGTCGATGAGCAGCCAGCAGCTGGCCATCCGCACCGACGAGCAGGCCGCCAGCCTGCGCCAGGCCGTGTCCACCGTGGGCCAGCTCAGCGAGGCCGTGGCCGGCAACGCCCAGTCGGCCACCCGCCTCAGCGAGCTGACCGAGCGCCTGCGCACCCAGGCCGAGAGTGGCGGCCAGGCCATGCACCAGGCCATCGGCTCGATGGCCGACCTGGAAGCCGGCTCGCGCCGCGTGGGCGAGATCATCGGCACCATCGACGGCATCGCCTTCCAGACCAACATCCTGGCCCTGAATGCGGCGGTCGAGGCCGCACGCGCCGGCGAGGCCGGCCGCGGCTTTGCCGTGGTGGCGTCCGAGGTGCGCAGCCTGGCCCAGCGCTCGGCTGCCGCCGCCGGCGAGGTGCGCACGCTGATCGCCCGCTCGACCGAGCAGGTCGATGCCTCGGTGGTTCGCACCCGCCAGGTGGGCGATGCGCTGGAGTCACTGGTCAGCGGCGTGCGCGAGGTGTCGAACGCGCTGCGCGCGATTGCCGATGCCAGCACCCGCCAGAGTGCCGACCTGAAGGAGATGTCGTCCAGCGTGAACGCGCTCGACGAGATCACGCGCCAGAACGCGGCCATGGTCGAGGTGTCCACCGTGGCCTCGCACGAGCTGGTCGACCGCGCGCAGCGCCTGTCGGGCGCGGTGGCCTCGATCCGGCTGCGCCAGGGCAGCGCCGACGAGGCGCGCACCCTGGTGCTGCGGGCGATGGAGCTGCTCAAGGGCCAGGGCCTGGCCGGCGCGTCCAGCGCGCTGCACTCGGCCGAGCAGGGTTTTGTCGACCGCGACCTCTACGTGTGGGTGATCGACCGCGAGGGCCGCTACGTGCTGCACGGCGCCAAGCCCGAGAACGAGGGCAAGCGCATCCACGAGATCCCCGGCATCGACGGCGACAAGTTCGTGGCCGACCTGTGGTCGGTGCCCGAGGAGGGCGGCTGGATCGAGTACGACATCGTCAACCCGCAGACCGGCGTGGTGCAGCCCAAGGCCTCGTACGTGCTGCGCTACGACAGTCGCCAGGTGGTGGGCTGCGGCGTGTACCGGCACGAATCCACCGTCGCGGCCTGA
- a CDS encoding efflux RND transporter permease subunit has translation MWITRVSIANPVFATMVMVALCVLGMFSYVRLGVEQMPDISLPGAFIQLQYPGASPEAVEREITKPIEEALNSVTGVKRVVSRSYEGRSETNVEFNLSTDMNRAMQDVRDRLSAMQSGLPKDAKAPTIARYNNDNNQPVVVLALLSASRSARELSLMAEQQVEKRLQRVEGVARLEVSGLTLREVRIDLDPVRLRAYAVTPAEVATALREANADQPVGLLSDRTQDAILRVEGRVRDPRLFEQMVVAHRNGLALRLADLGQLVEREKEPDSVARINGQRAVTFNVFKQQDANIVVAGDAVKAAMEELKKTLPPDVELRLIYANSDWVKKSLEGLKRTLVEGALLTVAIVFLFLHSWRSTIITGLTLPIAVISSFIAVYAFGFTLNFMTMMALSLCIGLLIDDAIVVRENIVRHVSMGKDHHTAAREGTEEIGLAVMATTFAICAVFVPVAFMGGVIGKFFYPFGITVAVAVAVSLFVSFTLDPMLSSVWRDPPSARMKHWPVVGHLIRGTDRMMDGMHTVYDRLIRWAFSARRWRLPLPAWGRGFDAQNRRDKQSPRRLRRATITPRGVVMGVGVLSFVGAIGLAPLVGSEFIPEVDQGFTQLALRMPEGSSLERGDAKVRQVEEIVLAMPEVQSLSTWVGGAGQRNQAWLNIALKERKQRERSQKQIEEAIRAKVANIPGVESALGFNRPIYVAILGSDPEGLAKVATDFAEKVKKIPGTVDVEVSVRPGIPAYAVRLKPAAVRELGLTAPQLASSLRAYVNGETATYWTTPDGNQVDVVLRLNQSQRERVEQLRGLPVAFAKDGTPITLESVATIEQVFNPEIIRRQNLQRREAVFAGVQGRTSGEVGNDVQKLVKDTQLPPGYSFDVGGQTKEQEEAFAGMLGAMGLAVIFIYIVLASQFGSFVQPIAIMASLPLAMIGVMLALLLWRSTLNVFSMIGLVMLMGLVTKNAILLVDFANHARKAGATVTEALLMAGNTRMRPIMMTTFAMVFGMLPLALALDEGGELQAPMGRAIIGGVITSTLLTLVVVPVLYSYLVRERKPGGAPAADAAASGTSPDAPAAPVLPGAALPPFAAADRD, from the coding sequence ATGTGGATCACCCGAGTGTCGATCGCGAACCCGGTGTTCGCGACCATGGTGATGGTGGCGCTGTGCGTGCTGGGCATGTTCTCGTACGTCCGTCTGGGCGTCGAGCAGATGCCCGACATCTCGCTGCCAGGCGCCTTCATCCAGCTGCAGTACCCCGGTGCCAGCCCCGAGGCGGTGGAACGCGAGATCACCAAGCCGATCGAGGAGGCGCTCAACAGCGTCACCGGCGTCAAGCGGGTGGTGTCGCGCAGCTACGAGGGCCGCAGCGAGACCAACGTCGAGTTCAACCTCAGCACCGACATGAACCGCGCCATGCAGGACGTGCGCGACCGCCTGTCGGCCATGCAGAGCGGCCTGCCCAAGGACGCCAAGGCGCCCACCATCGCGCGCTACAACAACGACAACAACCAGCCGGTGGTGGTGCTGGCGCTGCTGAGCGCCAGCCGCAGCGCGCGCGAGCTGTCGCTGATGGCCGAGCAGCAGGTTGAAAAGCGCCTGCAGCGGGTGGAGGGCGTGGCGCGGCTGGAGGTCTCGGGCCTGACGCTGCGCGAGGTGCGCATCGATCTGGACCCGGTGCGCCTGCGCGCCTATGCCGTCACGCCGGCCGAGGTGGCCACCGCGCTGCGCGAGGCCAATGCCGACCAGCCGGTGGGCCTGCTGAGTGACCGCACGCAGGACGCCATCCTGCGCGTCGAAGGCCGGGTGCGTGATCCGCGCCTGTTCGAGCAGATGGTGGTGGCCCACCGCAACGGCCTGGCGCTGCGCCTGGCCGATCTGGGCCAGCTGGTCGAGCGCGAGAAAGAGCCCGACTCGGTGGCCCGCATCAACGGCCAGCGCGCGGTCACCTTCAACGTCTTCAAGCAGCAGGACGCCAACATCGTGGTTGCCGGCGACGCCGTGAAGGCGGCCATGGAGGAGCTGAAGAAGACCCTGCCGCCCGACGTGGAGCTGCGCCTGATCTACGCCAACAGCGACTGGGTGAAAAAAAGCCTCGAGGGCCTGAAGCGCACGCTGGTGGAGGGCGCGCTGCTCACCGTGGCCATCGTGTTCCTGTTCCTGCACTCGTGGCGCAGCACCATCATCACCGGGCTGACGCTGCCGATCGCGGTGATCTCCAGCTTCATCGCGGTGTATGCCTTCGGCTTCACGCTGAACTTCATGACGATGATGGCGCTCTCCCTGTGCATCGGCCTGCTGATCGACGATGCCATCGTGGTGCGCGAGAACATCGTTCGCCACGTGAGCATGGGCAAGGACCACCACACCGCCGCGCGCGAGGGCACCGAGGAGATCGGCCTGGCGGTGATGGCCACCACCTTTGCCATCTGCGCGGTGTTTGTGCCGGTGGCCTTCATGGGCGGGGTGATCGGCAAGTTCTTCTACCCCTTCGGCATCACCGTGGCGGTGGCGGTGGCGGTGAGCCTGTTCGTCAGCTTCACGCTCGACCCCATGCTCAGCAGCGTGTGGCGCGATCCGCCCTCGGCCCGGATGAAGCACTGGCCGGTGGTGGGCCACCTGATCCGCGGCACCGACCGCATGATGGACGGCATGCACACGGTGTACGACCGGCTGATCCGCTGGGCCTTCTCGGCGCGCCGCTGGCGCCTGCCGCTGCCGGCCTGGGGCCGTGGCTTCGATGCCCAGAACCGGCGCGACAAGCAATCGCCGCGGCGCCTGCGCCGCGCCACCATCACGCCGCGCGGCGTGGTGATGGGCGTGGGCGTGCTGTCCTTCGTGGGCGCCATCGGCCTGGCGCCGCTGGTGGGCAGCGAGTTCATCCCCGAGGTCGACCAGGGCTTCACCCAGCTGGCACTGCGCATGCCCGAGGGCTCGAGCCTGGAGCGCGGCGATGCCAAGGTGCGCCAGGTCGAGGAGATCGTGCTGGCCATGCCCGAGGTGCAGTCGCTGTCCACCTGGGTGGGCGGCGCCGGCCAGCGCAACCAGGCCTGGCTGAACATCGCGCTGAAGGAGCGCAAGCAGCGCGAGCGCAGCCAGAAGCAGATCGAGGAGGCCATCCGCGCCAAGGTGGCCAACATCCCGGGCGTGGAGTCGGCACTGGGCTTCAACCGGCCGATCTACGTGGCCATCCTGGGCAGCGACCCCGAAGGCCTGGCCAAGGTGGCCACCGACTTTGCCGAGAAGGTCAAGAAGATTCCCGGCACGGTGGACGTGGAGGTGTCGGTGCGCCCCGGCATCCCGGCCTATGCGGTGCGGCTCAAGCCGGCCGCGGTGCGCGAGCTGGGGCTCACCGCGCCGCAGCTGGCCTCGAGCCTGCGCGCCTATGTCAACGGTGAAACCGCCACCTACTGGACCACGCCCGACGGCAACCAGGTGGACGTGGTGCTGCGCCTGAACCAGAGCCAGCGCGAGCGCGTGGAGCAGCTGCGCGGCCTGCCGGTGGCCTTTGCCAAGGACGGCACGCCGATCACGCTGGAATCGGTGGCCACCATCGAGCAGGTGTTCAACCCCGAGATCATCCGCCGCCAGAACCTGCAGCGCCGCGAGGCGGTGTTTGCCGGCGTGCAGGGCCGCACCTCGGGCGAGGTGGGCAACGACGTGCAAAAGCTGGTGAAGGACACCCAGCTGCCGCCGGGCTACAGCTTCGACGTGGGCGGCCAGACCAAGGAGCAGGAAGAGGCCTTTGCCGGCATGCTGGGCGCCATGGGCCTGGCGGTGATCTTCATCTACATCGTGCTGGCCAGCCAGTTCGGCAGCTTTGTGCAGCCCATCGCCATCATGGCCAGCCTGCCGCTGGCGATGATCGGCGTGATGCTGGCGCTGCTGCTGTGGCGCAGCACCTTGAACGTGTTCTCGATGATCGGCCTGGTGATGCTGATGGGCCTGGTGACCAAGAACGCCATCTTGCTGGTCGACTTTGCCAACCACGCCCGCAAGGCCGGTGCCACGGTGACCGAGGCGCTGCTGATGGCCGGCAACACGCGCATGCGGCCGATCATGATGACCACCTTCGCAATGGTCTTCGGCATGCTGCCGCTGGCGCTGGCGCTCGACGAGGGTGGCGAGCTGCAGGCGCCGATGGGCCGCGCCATCATCGGCGGCGTGATCACCAGCACCCTGCTCACGCTGGTGGTGGTGCCGGTGCTCTACAGCTACCTGGTGCGCGAGCGCAAGCCGGGCGGGGCGCCGGCCGCCGACGCCGCCGCGTCTGGCACATCACCCGATGCACCCGCGGCCCCGGTGCTGCCCGGCGCGGCACTGCCGCCCTTTGCCGCCGCCGACCGCGACTGA
- a CDS encoding efflux RND transporter periplasmic adaptor subunit: MRKPWLIGMGGVVAVAAVVATVVAVGRTQDGAAAKAAQAASGPGAAASAPLVFRANEVVQPALASLPQRIEFSGPLVAPNTAVVRAKTSGTLVSLSVAEGSRVAAGQAIGRIDQAELASRLAERSANIDSARASLAQAERTHASNERLAAQNFISPVALDQSRATLDAARAALQANQAALETTRVAGRDAVVVAPIAGIVAKRQALPGEKLAMEQPVVTIVDLAQLELAGSVGTHEVTRLVPGMAVQVQVEGVADPVGAKLVRIAPAAEPGTRSIGVTVALANPKELLRAGQYAMASVLLADDRQRLLLPLAAVGSTAGQAHVWVIDGGKLLRRAVTLGQRDEAGGRVELLAGLDARAQVLASRFDNLREGQPAQVGAASAGRAAAVASAAASGPSATALR; this comes from the coding sequence ATGCGCAAGCCCTGGTTGATCGGCATGGGGGGGGTGGTGGCGGTGGCCGCCGTGGTGGCCACCGTGGTGGCGGTGGGTCGCACCCAGGACGGTGCCGCCGCCAAGGCCGCCCAGGCCGCCAGCGGCCCCGGGGCGGCGGCGTCGGCGCCGCTCGTCTTCCGTGCCAACGAGGTGGTGCAGCCGGCGCTGGCCAGCCTGCCGCAGCGCATCGAGTTCAGCGGCCCGCTGGTGGCGCCCAACACCGCCGTGGTGCGGGCCAAGACGTCCGGCACCCTGGTCAGCCTGAGCGTGGCCGAGGGCTCGCGCGTGGCCGCCGGCCAGGCCATCGGCCGCATCGACCAGGCCGAGCTGGCCAGCCGCCTGGCCGAGCGCAGTGCCAACATCGATTCGGCCCGCGCCAGCCTGGCCCAGGCCGAGCGCACGCACGCCAGCAACGAGCGCCTGGCGGCGCAGAACTTCATCTCGCCGGTGGCGCTGGATCAGTCGCGCGCCACGCTCGACGCCGCCCGCGCCGCGCTGCAGGCCAACCAGGCTGCGCTGGAGACCACCCGCGTGGCCGGCCGCGATGCGGTGGTGGTGGCGCCGATTGCCGGCATCGTGGCCAAGCGCCAGGCCCTGCCGGGCGAAAAGCTGGCGATGGAGCAGCCGGTGGTGACCATCGTCGACCTGGCCCAGCTCGAGCTGGCCGGCAGCGTGGGCACGCACGAGGTCACGCGCCTGGTGCCGGGCATGGCGGTGCAGGTGCAGGTGGAAGGCGTGGCCGATCCGGTGGGGGCCAAGCTGGTGCGCATCGCGCCGGCGGCCGAGCCGGGCACACGCTCGATCGGTGTCACCGTGGCGCTGGCCAATCCCAAGGAGCTGCTGCGCGCCGGCCAGTACGCGATGGCCAGCGTGCTGCTGGCCGACGACCGCCAGCGCCTGCTGCTGCCGCTGGCCGCGGTGGGCAGCACCGCCGGCCAGGCCCATGTGTGGGTGATTGACGGCGGCAAGCTGCTGCGCCGCGCGGTCACGCTGGGCCAGCGCGACGAGGCCGGTGGCCGGGTTGAGTTGCTGGCCGGCCTGGACGCGCGCGCCCAGGTGCTGGCCAGCCGCTTTGACAACCTGCGCGAAGGCCAGCCGGCCCAGGTGGGGGCGGCCAGTGCCGGCCGCGCCGCGGCGGTGGCCTCGGCCGCAGCTTCCGGCCCGTCGGCCACCGCGCTGCGCTGA